A stretch of the Oncorhynchus mykiss isolate Arlee chromosome 23, USDA_OmykA_1.1, whole genome shotgun sequence genome encodes the following:
- the LOC110502895 gene encoding forkhead box protein J1-B: MPVLMSPEIASKFKEKWLNLQPELQDSAAGSVHLDDSLTSLHWLQNFSILSANQERPTGTGSGCPSHHLLSYHQRLYPRGTDSPSSPPAGDTAACGMPRCLGSPVTSGSNSTDVRLVNYPHHEHHIKAQIIPPEEIDYKTNPKVKPPYSYASLICMAMQASKKPKVTLSTIYNWITDNFCYYRHADPSWQNSIRHNLSLNKCFMKVPRQKDEPGKGGFWQIDPQYADMFVNGVFKRRRMSSNLYNTNRQSKLLHNQETDYHRGTQGSQDGYHYLGAGASGKRKQPSPRQHGKMARTHKSPLLAMEAHNADIVLRGDFDLVSVFDDVLSGNCSMFEELDIDTALSSLGCSLDLTLQGRHSAGLGRWCGEGDNQTQQTHYSYDYMELSGSVGYDSSNMEDHHVQQQQLSQDQLLQSHLHQFEEVTLFPEQQEVHPWEEMKEEAQAIPLDQGFGLCEGFFSEIQPWERAEAYL, encoded by the exons ATGCCTGTCCTGATGAGTCCGGAGATCGCCTCCAAGTTTAAGGAGAAATGGCTGAACCTCCAGCCGGAGCTTCAGGACAGCGCAGCCGGCTCAGTGCACCTGGACGACAGCCtgaccagcctccactggttgcaGAACTTCTCCATCCTCAGCGCTAACCAGGAAAGACCCACCGGCACTGGCTCCGGTTGCCCATCACATCACCTGCTTTCCTACCACCAGCGCCTGTACCCCCGTGGAACCGACTCCCCGTCCAGCCCTCCAGCGGGGGACACCGCCGCCTGCGGGATGCCTCGCTGCCTCGGGAGCCCGGTTACCTCTGGCAGTAACTCCACCGATGTGCGTTTGGTGAATTATCCTCACCACGAACACCACATCAAGGCGCAGATCATCCCACCGGAGGAGATTGACTATAAAACGAACCCCAAAGTCAAACCGCCGTATTCCTACGCCTCTCTCATCTGTATGGCCATGCAGGCCAGCAAGAAGCCCAAGGTGACTCTGTCCACCATCTATAACTGGATCACAGACAACTTCTGCTACTACAGACACGCAGATCCTAGCTGGCAG AACTCTATCCGCCATAACCTCTCGCTCAACAAGTGTTTCATGAAGGTGCCGCGGCAGAAGGATGAACCAGGGAAAGGAGGCTTCTGGCAGATCGACCCTCAGTACGCTGACATGTTCGTTAACGGAGTCTTCAAGAGAAGGAGAATGTCCTCCAACCTTTACAACACCAACAGGCAGAGCAAGCTCCTGCACAACCAGGAAACTGACTACCATAGAGGCACTCAGGGGAGCCAAGATGGCTACCACTACCTAGGAGCTGGAGCCAGCGGTAAGCGAAAACAACCTTCTCCAAGGCAACACGGCAAGATGGCGCGGACCCACAAATCCCCGCTGTTAGCCATGGAGGCCCACAACGCAGATATAGTTCTGAGGGGAGATTTTGACCTGGTGTCTGTGTTTGATGACGTCCTCAGTGGTAACTGCAGTATGTTCGAAGAACTGGACATCGACACTGCTCTGAGTTCCCTGGGCTGCTCTCTGGACCTGACCCTGCAGGGGAGGCACTCCGCTGGGCTGGGAaggtggtgtggagagggggacaaccagacccagcagacccactACTCTTACGACTACATGGAGCTGAGTGGCTCAGTGGGATATGACAGCAGTAACATGGAGGACCATCATGTTCAACAGCAACAGCTGAGCCAGGATCAGTTGTTACAGAGCCACCTGCACCAGTTCGAGGAGGTGACTCTGTTTCCAGAGCAGCAGGAGGTGCATCCCTGGGAGGAGATGAAGGAGGAGGCTCAGGCTATCCCTCTGGATCAGGGCTTTGGGCTGTGTGAAGGATTCTTCTCAGAGATACAACCCTGGGAGAGGGCTGAGGCCTACCTGTGA